A genome region from Sphingomonas sp. BGYR3 includes the following:
- a CDS encoding Mrp/NBP35 family ATP-binding protein yields MTDYLLADMTDTAALSALIAPLAAGRATVRIDGARANIVLDVTGLDPATRDALAADVRAAALGAPGIDDVRVLQTAERVNRRLIAVASGKGGVGKSTVSANLAIALHRAGHRIGLIDADIYGPSQPRLMGVDGIKPQARDKTLIPVPTPYGVPLLSMGQLVAEGQAIAWRGPMAGGALGQLADGDWAGTDTLILDLPPGTGDVQLTMIQKHRPAGAVIVSTPQDLALIDATRAIDLFNKANVPIIGLVENMAGYACPACGDVSDPFGSGGAQAAAERLGIPFLGRIPLTLAIRTGSDAGQPPAAGTGAEGAVFHQLAARVSDWLAQQGK; encoded by the coding sequence ATGACCGACTATCTGCTCGCCGACATGACCGACACCGCTGCGCTTTCCGCCCTGATCGCCCCCCTAGCCGCCGGCCGGGCCACCGTCCGGATCGACGGCGCGCGGGCGAACATCGTCCTCGACGTCACCGGGCTGGATCCCGCCACGCGCGATGCGCTGGCCGCCGATGTCCGCGCCGCCGCGCTGGGAGCGCCGGGCATCGACGATGTGCGCGTGCTGCAAACCGCAGAACGCGTGAACCGCCGCCTCATCGCCGTGGCCAGCGGCAAGGGCGGGGTCGGCAAATCCACCGTTTCGGCCAATCTTGCCATCGCGCTGCATCGGGCGGGGCATCGCATCGGCCTGATCGATGCCGACATCTATGGCCCGTCCCAGCCCCGGCTGATGGGCGTGGACGGCATCAAGCCGCAGGCGCGCGACAAGACGCTGATCCCCGTTCCCACCCCCTATGGCGTGCCCCTCCTTTCGATGGGCCAGCTGGTGGCAGAGGGGCAGGCGATCGCCTGGCGCGGGCCGATGGCGGGCGGCGCGCTGGGTCAGCTGGCCGATGGCGACTGGGCGGGCACCGACACGCTGATCCTCGACCTGCCGCCCGGAACCGGCGATGTTCAGCTGACGATGATCCAGAAGCACCGCCCGGCCGGCGCGGTGATCGTCTCCACGCCGCAGGATCTGGCGCTGATCGACGCGACCCGCGCGATCGACCTGTTCAACAAGGCGAATGTGCCGATCATCGGCTTGGTCGAAAACATGGCCGGCTATGCCTGCCCGGCCTGCGGCGACGTGTCGGACCCCTTCGGCTCTGGCGGGGCACAGGCGGCGGCAGAGCGGCTGGGCATCCCGTTCCTTGGCCGCATCCCCCTGACGCTCGCCATCCGCACCGGCTCCGATGCGGGCCAGCCCCCGGCCGCCGGAACCGGGGCGGAGGGCGCGGTGTTTCACCAACTGGCCGCCCGTGTCAGCGACTGGCTGGCCCAGCAGGGGAAATGA
- a CDS encoding ParD-like family protein: protein MGIVKIEDELHEAVRRASAVMCRSINAQAEFWMKIGMLAEANPAMSFTEIVQMEMQRARIEPDHARVA from the coding sequence ATGGGCATCGTAAAGATCGAGGACGAACTGCACGAGGCGGTGCGACGGGCGAGCGCAGTCATGTGCCGGTCGATCAACGCGCAGGCCGAATTCTGGATGAAGATCGGGATGCTGGCCGAGGCCAATCCCGCGATGAGTTTTACCGAGATCGTGCAGATGGAGATGCAGCGGGCGCGGATCGAGCCGGATCACGCCCGTGTCGCCTGA
- a CDS encoding protease modulator HflK → MKTIFGWKPRFGILNNDGGKSPWGGNGGGSGGSGGEPPRNPWSPPPGGGRPRGNASSLDEFLKRTRGGGGGPKLPVTITRNIWVLIAALVLGLYVVFTSLHSIGPQERGVVTLFGKYYETLTPGVQVTAPAPIMLVETVDVDRVREERFPEGTAENLMLTGDQNIVDVTYTVRWRIKSAENFTFQIADAEGTVKAAAESAMRAAIANVSLNQAIGDGRGAIEVDVQNRMQAMLDEYRSGVEVLGVAVNQATAPAAVDDAFKEVTASQQQAQANVNNARAYAQQVIARAQGDAAQFDKIYEQYRAAPEVTRRRIYYETMEEVLARSNKTIVETPGVAPYLPLPAVKGRQNNPPPEAQNPAPAAAPAQPAQPQGGAQ, encoded by the coding sequence ATGAAGACCATTTTCGGCTGGAAGCCGCGCTTCGGAATCCTCAACAATGACGGCGGCAAGAGCCCGTGGGGCGGAAATGGCGGCGGAAGCGGCGGTTCCGGCGGCGAGCCTCCCCGCAATCCGTGGAGCCCCCCGCCCGGCGGCGGACGCCCGCGCGGCAATGCAAGCTCGCTCGACGAGTTCCTGAAGCGGACGCGCGGCGGCGGGGGCGGCCCGAAACTGCCAGTGACGATCACCCGCAATATCTGGGTCCTGATCGCTGCGCTGGTGCTGGGCCTGTATGTCGTGTTCACCAGCCTGCATTCGATCGGGCCGCAGGAGCGCGGCGTGGTCACGCTGTTCGGCAAATATTACGAGACGCTGACCCCCGGGGTGCAGGTGACGGCGCCGGCGCCGATCATGCTGGTCGAGACGGTGGACGTGGACCGGGTGCGCGAGGAACGCTTTCCCGAAGGCACGGCCGAGAACCTGATGCTGACCGGCGACCAGAACATCGTCGATGTGACCTATACCGTCCGCTGGCGCATCAAGAGCGCCGAGAACTTCACCTTCCAGATCGCGGATGCCGAGGGCACGGTGAAGGCGGCGGCGGAAAGCGCGATGCGCGCGGCGATCGCCAATGTCTCGTTGAACCAGGCGATCGGTGACGGTCGTGGCGCGATCGAGGTCGATGTGCAGAACCGGATGCAGGCGATGCTGGACGAATATCGGTCGGGCGTCGAAGTGCTGGGCGTTGCCGTCAATCAGGCGACTGCCCCGGCGGCGGTTGATGACGCGTTCAAGGAAGTGACCGCATCGCAGCAGCAGGCGCAGGCCAATGTCAACAACGCCCGCGCCTATGCCCAGCAGGTGATTGCCCGCGCCCAGGGCGATGCCGCGCAGTTCGACAAGATTTACGAACAGTATCGCGCCGCGCCCGAAGTGACGCGTCGCCGCATCTATTACGAGACGATGGAGGAAGTGCTGGCGCGATCGAACAAGACGATCGTCGAGACGCCGGGCGTCGCGCCCTACCTGCCGCTGCCCGCGGTGAAGGGGCGGCAGAACAACCCGCCGCCAGAGGCGCAGAACCCGGCTCCCGCTGCGGCCCCGGCCCAGCCTGCCCAGCCGCAGGGAGGCGCACAATGA
- the map gene encoding type I methionyl aminopeptidase, with amino-acid sequence MIKTPAELELMRISGRLLAQVFEMLDGIDLTGLSTLAINDRVERFIVEELQARPASKGQYGFAYVLNSSVNNVVCHGVPDAATIIRDGDIVNLDITLEKNGFIADSSKTYMVGNVAPHARRLVQVAQEAMWKGIGAVRAGAHLGDIGHAIERHAKKHGYSVVRDYCGHGIGREMHEEPSVLNFGRPGTGMMLREGMVFTVEPMINQGTRRVSTLGDGWTVVTDDDRLSAQFEHTVAVTRTGAEVLTLRKDERVAKAAA; translated from the coding sequence CTGATCAAGACGCCCGCCGAACTGGAGCTGATGCGGATATCGGGCCGGTTGCTGGCGCAGGTGTTCGAGATGCTGGACGGGATCGACCTGACCGGCCTGTCCACCCTGGCGATCAACGACCGGGTCGAGCGGTTCATCGTCGAGGAGTTGCAGGCGCGACCGGCGAGCAAGGGGCAGTATGGCTTTGCCTATGTCCTCAACAGCTCGGTGAACAATGTGGTGTGCCACGGCGTCCCCGATGCGGCGACGATCATCCGCGATGGCGATATCGTCAATCTGGACATCACGCTGGAAAAGAACGGGTTCATCGCCGATTCCAGCAAGACATACATGGTCGGCAATGTCGCGCCGCACGCCCGGCGGCTGGTGCAGGTGGCGCAGGAAGCGATGTGGAAGGGGATCGGCGCGGTGCGCGCGGGCGCGCATCTGGGCGATATCGGCCATGCCATCGAACGGCACGCGAAGAAGCACGGTTATTCGGTAGTGCGCGACTATTGCGGCCACGGCATCGGGCGGGAGATGCACGAGGAACCATCGGTGCTGAATTTCGGGCGGCCCGGCACCGGCATGATGCTGCGCGAGGGCATGGTGTTCACCGTCGAGCCGATGATCAATCAGGGGACGCGGCGCGTCTCGACACTGGGAGATGGCTGGACGGTGGTGACCGACGACGACCGGCTGTCGGCACAGTTCGAGCACACGGTAGCGGTGACGCGCACCGGAGCCGAGGTGCTGACGCTGCGCAAGGACGAGCGGGTGGCGAAGGCCGCGGCGTAG
- the recF gene encoding DNA replication/repair protein RecF: MLSRLTLTDFRNHAALDLDPGAGFVVLTGDNGAGKTNVLEAVSLFAPGRGLRRAALSAMARDGGPGNFAVTAELDGGTRVGTGTAASAPERRIVRVNGANAPAAALAEWLSVLWLTPAMDRLFVEAASERRRFLDRLTLALAPRHGTEVTRYEAAMRQRGRLLADERPADPQWLDALEARMAEHGRAVHAARTATVAMLGERLAEAPADRFPAMSAVLEGWDSQADLAAILRRGRARDAAAGRAIEGPHRVDLSVTHLGKGQAAANCSTGEQKALLLSIMLGHAALVEERRGAPPVLLLDEVAAHLDPHARAALFERLAGRGQVWMTGTETAPFAMLGDQASWVRIGG, encoded by the coding sequence GTGCTGTCCCGCCTGACCCTGACCGATTTTCGCAATCATGCCGCGCTGGACCTGGATCCCGGTGCCGGGTTCGTCGTGCTGACCGGCGACAATGGCGCGGGCAAGACCAATGTGCTGGAGGCGGTGAGCCTGTTTGCGCCCGGCCGGGGGCTGCGCCGGGCCGCGCTGTCCGCCATGGCGCGCGACGGGGGGCCGGGCAATTTCGCGGTGACCGCCGAACTGGATGGCGGGACGCGGGTCGGCACCGGCACGGCGGCCAGTGCGCCCGAACGCCGGATCGTGCGCGTGAACGGGGCCAATGCGCCCGCCGCCGCGCTGGCCGAATGGCTGAGCGTCCTGTGGCTGACCCCGGCGATGGACCGGTTGTTCGTCGAGGCGGCATCGGAGCGGCGGCGGTTTCTGGACCGGCTGACGCTGGCGCTGGCCCCGCGCCACGGGACGGAGGTGACGCGGTACGAGGCGGCGATGCGCCAGCGCGGGCGGTTGCTGGCGGACGAGCGGCCGGCCGATCCGCAATGGCTGGATGCGCTGGAGGCGCGGATGGCCGAGCATGGCCGGGCGGTTCACGCGGCGCGGACAGCGACGGTGGCGATGCTGGGCGAGCGGCTGGCTGAGGCACCGGCCGACCGGTTTCCGGCGATGTCGGCGGTGCTGGAGGGATGGGACAGCCAAGCGGACCTGGCCGCGATCCTGCGGCGCGGGCGGGCGCGCGATGCGGCGGCGGGCCGCGCGATCGAGGGGCCGCACCGGGTCGACCTTTCCGTCACCCATCTGGGCAAGGGGCAGGCGGCGGCGAATTGTTCGACCGGCGAGCAAAAGGCGCTGCTGCTGTCGATCATGCTGGGCCATGCCGCGCTGGTCGAGGAACGGCGGGGCGCGCCGCCGGTTCTGTTGCTGGACGAGGTGGCGGCGCACCTGGACCCCCATGCGCGCGCCGCTTTGTTCGAGCGGCTGGCCGGGCGGGGGCAGGTGTGGATGACGGGGACGGAAACCGCGCCATTCGCCATGCTGGGCGATCAGGCAAGCTGGGTGCGGATCGGGGGATGA
- a CDS encoding Coq4 family protein has translation MATQAELIRIDPAPAPGVEAAQPQHNPGVPMRRNWRAAWTATRALLANGDDTVQVFRIMRALNGDVTLRNYRRMLAHPQGGRLAYHRTELSERFCDRAWLDALPEGTVGAHYRAFLDRTGFSAKGLAEISVADNEGWQSIEHPVAWMGRRERDIHDIWHVLTGYTAEEHLGEACLVAFSYAQTGGLGWAAIGVAAALKSLKVTGERHFAAAVIEGYRNGKRASWLHGEDYEALLAEPLDAARRRLNIAEPVKYKAAQARLREQGIQGI, from the coding sequence ATGGCGACCCAGGCTGAATTGATCCGTATTGACCCCGCCCCGGCCCCCGGCGTCGAGGCAGCGCAGCCGCAGCACAATCCGGGCGTGCCGATGCGGCGCAACTGGCGGGCGGCATGGACCGCGACGCGCGCGCTGTTGGCGAATGGCGACGATACGGTGCAGGTGTTCCGCATCATGCGGGCGCTGAACGGCGATGTGACGCTGCGCAATTACCGCCGGATGCTGGCGCACCCCCAGGGCGGGCGGCTGGCCTATCACCGGACCGAGCTGTCCGAGCGGTTTTGCGACCGGGCATGGCTGGACGCGCTGCCCGAAGGGACGGTGGGCGCGCATTACCGCGCGTTTCTGGACCGCACCGGATTTTCGGCCAAGGGGCTGGCGGAGATTTCGGTGGCCGACAACGAGGGCTGGCAGTCGATCGAGCATCCCGTTGCATGGATGGGGCGGCGCGAGCGCGACATTCACGACATCTGGCACGTGCTGACCGGATACACCGCCGAGGAGCATCTGGGCGAGGCGTGCCTGGTCGCGTTCTCCTATGCTCAGACCGGCGGGCTGGGCTGGGCCGCGATCGGCGTGGCGGCGGCGCTCAAGAGCCTGAAGGTCACGGGCGAGCGGCATTTCGCGGCGGCGGTGATCGAGGGATATCGCAACGGCAAGCGCGCATCCTGGCTGCATGGCGAGGATTATGAGGCGCTGCTGGCCGAGCCGCTGGACGCCGCGCGCCGCCGCCTGAACATCGCCGAGCCGGTGAAGTACAAGGCAGCGCAGGCGCGGCTTCGCGAACAGGGCATTCAGGGCATCTGA
- a CDS encoding CoA-binding protein: MPITDDAGKKALLDGVTTIALVGASNKPDRAAYGVMGALIDWGWHVIPVNPGLAGQTIHDQPVVASLADIAGPVDMVEIFRNAEAAGAVVDEAIAIGAKSVWMQLGVVNDEAAARAEAAGLAVVMDDCPMRAVPRAGVTVPNRR, encoded by the coding sequence ATGCCGATCACCGATGATGCGGGAAAAAAGGCGCTGCTCGACGGCGTCACCACGATTGCGCTGGTCGGCGCGTCGAACAAGCCGGATCGCGCCGCCTATGGCGTGATGGGCGCGCTCATCGACTGGGGCTGGCACGTCATCCCGGTCAATCCCGGCCTGGCGGGCCAGACGATCCATGATCAGCCGGTCGTCGCCAGCCTGGCGGACATTGCCGGGCCGGTCGACATGGTCGAAATCTTTCGCAACGCCGAAGCCGCCGGCGCGGTGGTGGACGAAGCCATCGCCATCGGCGCGAAATCGGTGTGGATGCAGCTGGGCGTCGTGAATGACGAAGCCGCCGCCCGGGCCGAGGCGGCGGGACTGGCCGTGGTCATGGACGATTGCCCGATGCGCGCCGTCCCCCGCGCCGGAGTGACCGTCCCCAACCGCCGCTGA
- a CDS encoding helix-turn-helix transcriptional regulator yields the protein MKNRLRVMRAEAGISQGDLARMLGVSRQTINAVETDKYDPSLPLALRLARLFGTGVDSIFLDDWTPPEPLTGATGDDGNGDDGE from the coding sequence GTGAAGAACCGGCTGCGCGTCATGCGCGCCGAAGCGGGGATCAGTCAGGGCGATCTGGCCCGGATGCTCGGCGTGTCGCGTCAGACGATCAACGCGGTCGAAACCGACAAATACGACCCCAGCCTGCCGCTCGCGCTCAGGCTGGCCAGATTGTTCGGCACGGGTGTCGATTCGATCTTTCTCGACGACTGGACGCCCCCCGAACCGCTGACGGGAGCAACGGGTGATGACGGGAACGGCGACGATGGCGAATGA
- a CDS encoding cytochrome c biogenesis protein CcdA, with protein sequence MASGLNPLLGYAAGALTILSPCVLPLVPIVLGGAAQAGRLGPLALAGGLVVSFTGTGFLLATAGVSAGLDGDLFRLSGALMLALFGLFLLVPRAQAVLATAAGPLSGWASDRQAGLEQRGLAGQAAIGVLLGLVWSPCVGPTLGAATLLAAQGDSLGAVAAVMFAFGLGIASVLVLIAVAGQSVMARWRGRLMGAGSGGRRVLGWLLLGVGLAILTGLDKALESAIIAISPDWLIAASSSI encoded by the coding sequence ATGGCAAGCGGCCTTAATCCCCTGCTCGGCTATGCGGCGGGCGCACTCACGATCCTGTCGCCCTGCGTCCTCCCGCTGGTGCCCATCGTGCTGGGCGGCGCGGCACAGGCCGGGCGGCTGGGGCCGCTTGCGCTGGCCGGCGGGCTGGTCGTCTCGTTCACCGGCACCGGCTTCCTGCTGGCGACGGCAGGCGTATCGGCCGGGCTGGACGGCGATCTGTTCCGCCTGTCCGGCGCGCTGATGCTGGCGCTGTTCGGCCTGTTCCTGCTCGTGCCCCGTGCCCAGGCTGTGCTGGCGACGGCGGCCGGGCCGCTTTCCGGCTGGGCAAGCGATCGACAGGCGGGCCTTGAACAGCGGGGCCTTGCCGGACAGGCGGCGATCGGCGTGCTGCTCGGCCTGGTCTGGAGCCCCTGCGTCGGCCCAACGCTTGGCGCGGCAACCCTGCTTGCGGCGCAGGGGGACAGCCTTGGCGCGGTCGCGGCCGTCATGTTCGCCTTCGGTCTCGGCATCGCCAGCGTGCTCGTCCTCATCGCCGTTGCCGGGCAAAGCGTCATGGCGCGCTGGCGCGGGCGGCTGATGGGGGCGGGTTCCGGTGGCCGCCGCGTGCTCGGCTGGCTGCTGCTCGGCGTCGGGCTGGCGATCCTGACCGGCCTCGACAAGGCGCTCGAATCGGCGATCATCGCGATCTCACCCGACTGGCTGATCGCCGCCTCCTCCTCGATCTGA
- a CDS encoding phosphatidylserine/phosphatidylglycerophosphate/cardiolipin synthase family protein, whose product MTEPPEQPEFVVAGHRLRLLDTGPRRYAALIDLIDGASERLDVLYYIYEPDDAGAAVLNAMVRAAGRGVAVTLIVDGLGSDPAADRDFFRPLIAAGGVVRLFIPKLGRKYLLRNHQKFAIADRARVIVGGFNIKADYFGLADKGAWRDLGLWVEGPAAARLADYFAGLAEWTARPRAPIRALNRLLADWSEPQGAVRWLMGGPTRRLSPWARMVKRGMRRARRVDMIAAYFAPGPGMLRRLGKAGRRGRVRIVLPSVTDNWAAIWASRFTYAGLLRRGVRIFEYRRTKLHTKLLVIDDAVHIGSANFDFRSLFLNLEVMLRIEDAAFAAHVRAYIDGEVADSAEVTAAMHKARSTLPRRIGQAIAYFGMSVLDPIVSRRLVGWGERTRARLSRSDRGGGGDQPVG is encoded by the coding sequence ATGACCGAGCCGCCGGAGCAGCCGGAGTTCGTGGTGGCGGGGCATCGGCTGCGCCTGCTGGATACCGGCCCGCGCCGCTATGCCGCGCTGATCGACCTGATCGATGGGGCCAGCGAGCGGCTGGACGTGCTGTATTACATTTACGAGCCGGACGATGCGGGCGCGGCGGTGCTGAACGCGATGGTGCGCGCGGCCGGGCGGGGCGTGGCCGTGACGCTGATCGTCGATGGCCTGGGCAGCGATCCGGCAGCGGACCGTGATTTCTTTCGCCCGCTGATCGCGGCGGGCGGCGTGGTTCGGTTGTTCATCCCCAAGCTGGGCCGCAAATACCTGCTGCGCAATCATCAGAAGTTCGCGATTGCCGACCGGGCGCGGGTGATCGTCGGCGGGTTCAACATCAAGGCGGATTATTTCGGGCTGGCCGACAAGGGCGCGTGGCGCGACCTGGGCCTGTGGGTCGAGGGGCCGGCGGCGGCGCGGCTGGCCGATTATTTCGCGGGGCTCGCCGAATGGACCGCCCGGCCGCGTGCGCCGATCCGGGCGCTGAACCGGCTGCTGGCCGACTGGAGCGAGCCGCAGGGGGCGGTCCGCTGGCTGATGGGCGGGCCGACGCGGCGGCTGTCCCCCTGGGCGCGGATGGTGAAACGCGGGATGCGGCGGGCAAGGCGGGTGGACATGATCGCGGCCTATTTCGCGCCGGGTCCGGGGATGCTGCGACGGCTGGGCAAGGCGGGCAGGCGGGGCCGGGTCCGCATCGTCCTGCCGTCCGTCACCGACAACTGGGCCGCGATCTGGGCGTCGCGCTTTACCTATGCCGGGCTGCTGCGGCGGGGGGTGCGGATCTTTGAATATCGGCGGACCAAGCTGCACACCAAATTGCTGGTCATCGACGATGCGGTGCATATCGGATCGGCCAATTTCGATTTCCGCAGCCTGTTCCTGAACCTTGAGGTGATGCTGCGCATCGAGGATGCGGCGTTTGCCGCCCATGTCCGCGCCTATATCGACGGTGAGGTTGCCGATTCGGCGGAGGTGACGGCGGCGATGCACAAGGCGCGATCCACGCTGCCCCGCCGGATCGGGCAGGCCATCGCCTATTTCGGGATGAGCGTGCTGGACCCCATCGTGTCGCGGCGGCTGGTCGGGTGGGGCGAGCGCACGCGCGCCCGCCTGTCCCGCTCAGATCGAGGAGGAGGCGGCGATCAGCCAGTCGGGTGA
- a CDS encoding sigma-70 family RNA polymerase sigma factor, with amino-acid sequence MTADDETLARLMALAQGGDKAAYRDVLMASQRWLERYFARRIAPALLDDLVQETLMSVHRKRATYDPARPYLPWLAAIARYRWVDQLRRSYRADETELPADLSVADHEEAVMAAIGIDRLLAMLPPGQALAIRLVKIDGLSVAEAAEQAGQSVPLVKVNIHRGLKRLAILIESE; translated from the coding sequence ATGACCGCCGATGACGAGACGCTGGCGCGGCTGATGGCGCTGGCGCAGGGCGGCGACAAGGCAGCGTATCGGGATGTGCTGATGGCCAGCCAGCGCTGGCTGGAGCGGTATTTCGCGCGGCGGATCGCGCCCGCGCTGCTCGACGACCTGGTGCAGGAGACGCTGATGTCCGTGCACCGCAAGCGGGCGACATACGACCCGGCGCGCCCGTATCTGCCGTGGCTGGCTGCGATCGCGCGCTATCGCTGGGTCGATCAGTTGCGGCGCAGCTATCGCGCCGACGAAACCGAATTGCCCGCCGACCTGTCGGTGGCGGACCATGAGGAGGCGGTGATGGCCGCGATCGGCATCGACCGGTTGCTGGCGATGCTGCCCCCCGGCCAGGCGCTGGCGATCCGGCTGGTCAAGATCGACGGCCTGTCGGTCGCGGAGGCCGCCGAACAGGCGGGCCAGTCCGTGCCGCTGGTCAAGGTGAACATCCATCGCGGGCTGAAACGGCTCGCCATACTGATCGAGAGCGAGTGA
- a CDS encoding thioredoxin family protein — translation MKAPLIAAALGVAGTAALPALFASPVAAAPAVAPRPFTQAAFDAAKRAGKPILIDVHAPWCPVCAAQQKVIASVTADPRYKDLVILRVDYDTQKPVWKALGAQKQSTLIGYRGASETGRLAYTADPEKVRAVIAGTVG, via the coding sequence ATGAAAGCCCCTCTGATCGCCGCCGCGCTTGGCGTGGCGGGTACCGCCGCACTGCCTGCGCTGTTCGCCTCGCCCGTCGCTGCAGCCCCGGCGGTTGCGCCCCGCCCCTTTACCCAGGCCGCGTTCGATGCGGCAAAGCGCGCGGGCAAGCCGATCCTGATCGACGTTCATGCCCCCTGGTGCCCCGTCTGCGCTGCACAGCAAAAGGTGATCGCCTCCGTCACTGCCGATCCCCGCTACAAGGATCTCGTGATCCTGCGCGTCGATTATGACACGCAGAAACCGGTGTGGAAGGCATTGGGCGCGCAAAAGCAATCGACCCTGATCGGCTATCGCGGTGCCAGCGAAACCGGTCGCCTCGCCTATACCGCCGACCCGGAAAAAGTCCGCGCCGTCATCGCCGGCACGGTGGGCTGA
- a CDS encoding DUF3800 domain-containing protein → MSVPPSNFTAFIDESGCSGNRFGEGSSQFLAMTAVIVRDDWLGQATSIFRECRDAASSDRRYQKFSRESDKNRFLLSQQLGRAKVATVFVAAHKPSMGGTYIRDNHSNEYNYLLKMLVERVSWAVRDAKTLPDRANGPCKLVLSEQRMYPYPEMFDYFRRLRRCAHNCSAEWSAISNDDPIVTKHEDETPVHLADIAASSFAMAIEPKMFGMTDDRFLRNLSATIYTRYGKRFGLKLFPDESMRETAQRLNKLL, encoded by the coding sequence ATGTCAGTTCCGCCTTCGAACTTTACAGCTTTCATTGATGAAAGCGGATGCTCCGGAAACAGGTTTGGCGAAGGCTCTAGCCAATTTTTGGCTATGACGGCAGTCATTGTGCGCGATGATTGGCTAGGCCAGGCCACTAGCATTTTTAGAGAGTGCCGCGATGCAGCTAGCAGCGACCGGCGCTATCAAAAGTTTTCCAGAGAATCAGATAAAAATCGGTTTCTTCTGAGTCAGCAGCTTGGGCGAGCGAAGGTTGCTACTGTGTTCGTCGCGGCTCACAAGCCATCCATGGGCGGTACATACATCCGCGATAATCATTCAAACGAATACAACTATCTCTTGAAGATGCTGGTCGAAAGGGTGTCGTGGGCTGTGCGCGATGCTAAAACGCTGCCAGATCGAGCAAATGGCCCTTGCAAATTGGTGCTCTCCGAGCAGCGAATGTATCCATATCCAGAGATGTTCGATTATTTCCGCCGTCTTCGTCGGTGTGCACACAACTGTAGCGCTGAATGGTCCGCGATTTCTAATGATGATCCCATCGTGACCAAACACGAGGATGAAACGCCTGTCCATTTAGCTGACATTGCAGCGTCATCATTTGCAATGGCTATCGAACCGAAAATGTTTGGTATGACCGACGACCGCTTTTTGAGAAATCTATCTGCCACCATCTACACGCGATACGGCAAGCGCTTCGGGCTGAAATTATTCCCTGACGAATCTATGCGCGAAACCGCGCAGAGGCTTAACAAGCTTTTGTGA
- a CDS encoding DUF1109 domain-containing protein, translating into MREALNIETLVDGLTPVRRMRPGQGMMLGLMLAAAVAVIIALTSGIRADIAAMRPLPIVVLRSGTLLLLGLATLKAVTAMARPAIGGAQRGWMWMLAAALLFPLASIIGMIDEGRVPMEAVMNGAARDCLRLSLSGALAIGTAMILWLRQGAVVNPARAGWLTGLAAGAFGTLAYSLHCGENSVHYIAIWYGAAVTASAVAGRIAVPRLIRW; encoded by the coding sequence ATGCGTGAGGCGTTGAACATCGAGACACTGGTCGACGGGCTGACCCCCGTCCGGCGGATGCGGCCGGGGCAGGGGATGATGCTGGGGCTGATGCTGGCGGCCGCCGTGGCGGTGATCATCGCGCTGACCAGCGGCATCCGGGCCGATATCGCGGCGATGCGGCCGCTGCCCATCGTCGTGCTGCGGTCGGGCACGCTGTTGCTGCTGGGCCTTGCCACGCTGAAGGCAGTGACGGCGATGGCGCGGCCGGCGATCGGAGGCGCGCAGCGCGGATGGATGTGGATGCTGGCGGCGGCGCTGCTGTTCCCGCTGGCCAGCATCATCGGCATGATCGACGAGGGCCGGGTGCCGATGGAAGCGGTGATGAACGGCGCGGCGCGCGACTGCCTGAGGCTGAGCCTGTCGGGTGCACTGGCCATCGGCACGGCGATGATCCTGTGGCTGAGGCAGGGAGCGGTGGTCAATCCGGCGCGGGCGGGATGGCTGACCGGGCTGGCGGCGGGTGCGTTCGGCACGCTGGCCTATAGCCTGCACTGCGGCGAGAACTCGGTGCATTACATCGCGATCTGGTACGGCGCGGCGGTGACGGCGAGCGCGGTCGCCGGGCGGATCGCGGTGCCCCGGCTGATCCGGTGGTAG